The Ascidiaceihabitans donghaensis genome includes the window TGGCGCGTAAAGCCCGCTTAAAACCTTCAAAAGCGACGACTTGCCAGACCCGTTCGCACCAAGGATCGCGATACGCTGCCCCGGCAAGATCGCAACGCCCGGAATATCCAGCGTCGGTGCGCCATCATCTTCGTAGCGGAACGTCAATTCACGCAGCTCAAAATGCCCTTTCAGGCTTTCGCGGCGCAAATATGTGCGGTCTTCGTCTGCATCTTGTTCTGACATCGCCACTGCATCCAAACCGTCCAGCGCCGTTTTCACATTTCCCCAACGCGCCATGGTGCCAGCCAACTGCGTCAGCGGCGCAAGTGTGCGGCTGGTCAAAATGCCCACCGCGATGATGGACCCCACGGTGAAATGCCCTGCGAAAACCAGATAGGTGCCCACGATCACAGCGGCGACATAGGTGGCCTGCTGGACCCCTTGGCTCCAGAATGTCAGTACAGACGCCAGCTTGCGTTGTTCGGATGATTTCAGTGCAGACAGCGTTGTCAATTCCGACCACAAGCGCATCACGCGGTCTTCGGCGCGCTGGGTCTTGACCGTATCACGTTCAAAGATCGCCTCGTGCAAAAGGCGCGAAGACTTGGCAGAGGCCCCTTGGGTTTCCGCCGTCAACTGCATCATTTTCTTTTGCATGAAAAAGCCCGGCACCACCATCAGGATACCACCAAGCACCAGAACCCAAACAACATTTCCAGCGATTGAGGCCACAAGCAGCAAGAACACAAAGATAAACGGGATGTCTGCGATTGTTCCGATGGTCGAGGCGGTAAAGAATTCGCGCACCGACCCGAATTCGCGCATCGCAGAAAACGTCATTGACGGGGATTGCCCCCGCACGTCAGACCGCATGCCGATCACCCGTTCCATCAAAACGCCCAGCACAGACAATTCAATCTGGCGCCCTGCCCCATCCATCAAACGGGCGCGCGCAATTTTCAAAAACGCTTCCATCAAAAGTGCAAGGCACGCGCCAACGGCCAACACCCAAAGCGTGGCTTCGGATTGATGCGGGATCACCCGATCGTAGACTTGCAACGAAAACAGCGCAACAGCGACGGCAAGAAGGTTGGCGACAAAAGATCCCAACGCGACTTCGCCCAACTGGCGTTTGAAGGTGTGAAACTGCCCCCAGAACCAATGTGCAGGCTTGGCTTCGGTCTTGTGTGTCTTGGCCACAGTCGCCAAAGGCGCTTCGGCCCGCACAAGAAGGCCCGCAAAATAAGGTTCAAAATCCGCCATAGGAACATGGGCGCGATTGTCGGTGCAGGTTTTGTCGTAAATCACCAAATCACCGCGCGATTGGCCCATCACAAGCACCACCTGCCCGCTGGTCATGTAAGCCAGGGCAGGCCATTGATCCGCGGTAAAATGTTGCAAAGTGCAGACTTCGGTCACACAGCCGATATGGGACAGCCCTTTGGCGATGGCATGGGCTTCAACCGCATCGCTTGCGCCATCGGATGTGGCTTTGGAAATTGCATCAAACGCATCGGATTTCAGCGCATCAACGCCAAGCAACCCTGCATAGACCACCGCCAGTTCGGCGCGCGCCTGAATGCGGTCACCAAACAGGTTTTTATTGTCCGCTTCTGGCGCTTGCACCTTGGCAGAGGCTTCAATGCGGCCTCGGTTTCCATTGGTGATGGTCAGCGTGAAAGGCTGCGTGCTCATCAAATCTGGCCCCCGTCGGCCAGAACACCCAATATCCGCGCCATCTCAATGCGCAGGCGTGCCGCTTCGTATTTGGTGGTAACTTCGCTTGTTTGAGCGCGCGCAAAGGTTTCATAGACGCCAACAACGTCCATCACCTGACGCTGTCCTGCACGGTATTGTTCCTGAAACAAGTCCAAGTTTTGCTTGGCTTGCTGGCGCAGGTTTGTGGCTTCGCCCGTTTGACGGGTTTTGGCTGCAATCTGGCTTTCAAGGCTTTTAAGTGCGCGGTTGGAATCTTCCGTGGCTTCCAGCACCAAACGGCCAGCGGTTTCTTTGGCCACTTCGATGGACTTCAAACGCGCACCTGTGCCAAGACCCAACTGTGCGCCGCCGCCATTGACCGTCACACCGCCATTTGCGCCAAGCGTGCCACGGGCCGAAAGTCCGGGCAATTGGCTTGCACGATCCACAGAAGCCGCAGCAATCGCGCGTGTTTTTTCGGCTTCGGCACGCACCACCGCCAAAGGCTGCGCCGCGTTTGCGGTAACCGGCAGCCGAGTAATCCCACGCACATCTGTCAGCGGATCAATCGCCATGGCGTTCAATTCCGACAGGTTTGTGCGGGCTGTTTCGCGGTTTGCTTCCAGGTCGGCGCGGATTTCAGCCAGCTTCTGGCGGATAATATTCAGATCAGAGCGGTCAGAAACACCACCGCGCACGCGCTCTGACATGATGTATTCAAAGCGGCTCATGTCCTCAAACGTGGTTTCGGACAGTGACGCCTTTTCACGCCCTTCTGCGGCGGCCAAGTACAGTGTCAGTGCCGTCGCCGCACGGTCGTTGGTGTCTTCGGCCAAAGCAACGGCTGCGACTTCGACATCCGCTTTGGCAAAAGCGCGTTCGCCCTTCTTGCGTCCGTTGTCAAAGATCACCTGATCCACAACCAGATTGGCCACCACAGATGACAAGGATGTCAGCGAGATTTGCGGCCCAATCGTCGGCAACCAGTTCTTACTGGCCGCTTCCGCACGCAACCGTGCCGATTTCAATTCGGATTCAGCCGCACGGTTGTTCGCGGCCATCACTGATGTTGTGACCCGTTCAAAAGAACTGCTTTCAGGCACAATAGATCGCCGGCTGACCAGCCCTTGAATGATCGTGCTTTCAGCGTTCAGCTTGTCATCGTATTTGGTGTCTGTTGAGGCATATGCGGTCGTTTTTGGCGCCGCTGCCGTTTCTGTCACACCGGTTTCGGGTGCGCGCATCCGCGAGACAAGATTACTGTCTCCGAAGTCACTCATACAGCCCGAAAGCCCAATTACTACTGCACAGGCTACGCCTGTACCTTTTACACCATGCCCCATGTCCTGCCCTTAACGTGCCGGTACTATTATTTTGTTGTGGTGGGCGCGGTTCGGGATCGCTTTTGTGGATCCCGTCCCCGCCTCAATTATAATGGATCGGCCAAAATCCTGAAGCCTTTAGCCGATCACAGTATTCACTGTGATTTCATCATCGATCAACACGGTGCCAGCACCAACGTTGTAGATGTTGTAATCTGCGCCATCGACGGTTGTGGTCCCTGCGGCCTGTCCGTCTGTCAAGGTCACTTGGTCGTCGCCGCCACCTGTCACGATCAACTGATCCGTGTTCGAGGACAGGTTCACAAGCTGCGCTTCGTTGATTGTCAGATGCGCTTCTTCCGCAAAGTTCAGATCAACGGTTTCAACCTGATAGTTGCCCAAGCCCGGTGTCGCTAGGGACGTTGTCGATCCTGCAACGCCGTCATCAAGCACAACATATGTGCCTGCGGTGTTGCCAGCATCGTCTGTCGCCGTGATAACAAGGTTTGAGCCGTCCGGTACATCGCTGCCAAACCGGAATTCGGTTTCGCCAAATGCGTTGTCTGCAGATTGCGCCGGTGTGGCGGTGATTGCAGAATCCGTAACCTGCGCAATAGACACATCATCATCGGTTTGCTCGATGGAAATACCGCGCACACCATCACCAATCGTTGTCAGCGATGCCATGACCGGCCCGTCGGGCGCATCCGTGTCAATACGCAGAGTGTCCGAAATCGTTGCCGTGTTGTCATGCGCATCGGTTGCCATAACCGTGATGTCAGCGTCATAGCTGCCAGCAGGGATCGCCGAGGCCGGAACATCCAGGCTCCAGTTGCCTGCCGCATCCACATTCGCCACCAGCGTCGTGCCGTGGAAGTCTACAACAACGGTAGACCCGGCTTCGACCTGCCCGCCAAGGCTGATGCCCGTGCTGGCTTCGGACGCGTTCACCACATTGTCGCCTGCCACATTGCCCGCCGAGAAGTTCAGCGTGTTGACCAATGTGTCAACTTCAACAGTATTGTTGATGGTCGCCACGTTGCCCGCGGCATCCGTCGCAGTCACTTCCAAAGCGACATTTTGTTCGCCTGTTGTGATCTGGCTGGATTGGTACGCCGCCGTCCAGTTGCCATTGGCATCCACGGTCGCAGGAACGGTAACACCGCCCAATGTGACCATAACGGATGATCCCGGCTCAGTTGTGCCTGTGATGGTGACGCCAGATGCCTGTTCGGACGCGTTGATTACCCCGTCACCTGCAACTGTATTTGCGCTTACCGACATGTTGTCGACCTGCGTGTCCACCTGAACGCTGTCTGTGGCCGTGCGTGTGTTGCCCGCAGCATCTGTTGTGGTCGCTTCGATATTGGCAGTGTACGTGCCCGGTGCGATTTCGCCTGCTGCAAATGTAGCATTCCACACGCCGTTTGCGCCCGTCACTACGGTATGGCTGACGCCGCCCATTGTTACGGTCACAACTGCACTTGGGTCTGCGGTACCGGACAAGACAACACCGTCGCTGGCCTCGGCTGCGTTGATGATGTCATCGCCTTCGACCGGTGCCGGGCTGATGGTCAAAAGACCCGCTTCGGTATCAACGCTGACGGATTGCGTGATTTCAGACGTGTTGCCTGCCGCATCCGTGGCTGTCGCCGTCATAGTCGTGGTGTATGTGCCGCCAGCCAGCTGATCGCTGCTGAAGGTCGCAGTCCAACTGCCGTTTGCGGCAACTGTTGCTGTTGTTGTTACCCCGCCCAGAACAACAGAGACTGTTGAACCCGGTTCGGCCTGACCCGTGACCACAAGACCCGATTGTGCTTCGGCTTGGTTGATCACACCGTCTGCACCGCCTGCGGTAGAGGTGTAGTTGAAGGCATTTACAAAGGTGTCGACCTGCACTGTACCCGTTGTGGTCGCAGAGTTGCCGTTGGCATCGGTAGCAACCGCGGTCACGGTTGCATCGTATTCGCCCGACGCCACCGCTGAGGCGGGGAAATCCACCGTCCAGCTGCCGTCAGACGCCACAGTCGCGGCCAAAGTCGTCGATCCGAATGTCACATTTACAGTCGATCCAGCCTGCGCGGACCCTGTCAGTGTGATCCCACCGGCAGCTTCGACACCATTAACAGTACCGTCACCGCCAACAGCTGATGTGTTGATGGCAACTTCACTGACCGTGTCGATCACCAGAACTTCAGAATAGGTCGAGGCATTGCCCAGCGCATCTGTCGCCACGATCGTCATGGTCTCGGAATATTCGCCGCCTGCAAATGTGCCTGCGGGCCATGTCACGGACCACGATCCGTCGTCGCCGACTGTGGTCGTTTGCGTGTTGCCCGCGACGGTCACGCTGACGGATGCACCTGCTTCACCGGTGCCGCCCACTGTCGCGCCGCCATCCAGTTCGGATGCGTTAAAGATATCGCCATTGGATTCAGTGCCAAATGTAACGGACACTTCCGGAGGCGTTGTGTCGATGAGAAAGACAGGACCATCCAGATCATATGTCTCGCCGCCGCCCGTGACTGTTACATCCGCTTGGGATGTGCCGTCGCTTGGCAGGTTGTCACCGTCAAAAGTCACGCCCCATGTGCCATCGTCGCCAATCAGCGTATCAAGGGACTTATCCCCCACGACAACTTCGACCAGATCACCGGGATGACCGGTGCCTGTTACGACAACCTCGTAGGGCATAACTGTGCCACCAACGCTTGGCGTGCTGTCGGCGTTGTCCACAGTTGGTTCTGTGTGTGGTGGCTCATTGCCACCTCCACCGCCACCGCCGCCACCACCGACAACGGCCAGACCGCCGACGCCAGCTGCAACACCCGCGGCACCCAAGCCGCCACCGCCAAGCAACGCGCCCAATGGCGCAAGCATGGACACTTCGTCGTCAGCAACTGGACCCACAGCAACTTCTGTGCGGCCCAAATAGATCAAATCATCAGATGGGCTCCACTTGCCCCACTGCTCTGTTGGACCGAACTGGGCGTACAGGCCACCGTCGGTTGTCTCAACAAAGGCAACTTCATTCAAGTAGCCGTCGGCGCTGATGAACAGGCGGTTCGCCTCGCCTGCGTCATTGAAGTAATTCTCGATCACGATGATGCGGCCGTCCGAGAGCACGATGCTCAAATCGTCGCCGCTGCGCGAATGCCCTTCCATGTCCACTTGACGCAGATTGAGGGAAATTTCCTGACCGTTTGTGACCTGGATTGTAGTCGTTTCAGCCTCTGCCGATACCGTACCACGATTTAATGCGCCCGCACCATCACGGACGACGAAATCAATCGCCTTCATAACACCACCACTCTACCTCGAAACCCATTCAATGCGGGTCTCATTTTGTGTTTTTCTTCAGCAGGCGTTGTTTTTTTTGCCGCTCTGCTTGCGTTCTGTATTTTGCAACTTAACGCAAAGGCGAATCTAGGGCTAGTCTCTTTTTTCACCAAAATCGCTATTTCGTGAGGCTTTGGGTACATATGGCCTTCAATTCGGGGCAGAAGTGTTGTCCTTATTGTGGCACCGCCAGCAACAAAAAGGGGCCAAAGATGTCCACAGCAGATGATTTGGTCACCATATGGACGGCAGGCGTCGACGCCGTCATTGGACGTCGCGCTGTGTGCGATGCGCTGCGTCAGCACAATGTGATGCGCCCTGACGCGGTGATTGCAGTTGGAAAAGCGGCCGCATCTATGGCCGCAGCTGCACATGATGCCTTTGGCCCCTTGCCCATGTTGATTGTGACAAAGCATGGACATGTAATGGATGCCCCGCAAAACGCGGAAATTATTGAAGCCGCACACCCGGTGCCAGATGCACAAAGTCTAAAAGCCGGGGCGCGGCTGATCGACGCCGTGGACAATATGGCCCGAGACACGCATCTGCTGGTGCTGACATCCGGCGGCGCCTCTGCTTTGGCCGAACATCTGGTGGACGGGTTGTCATTGAACGATCTTGCGGACCGCACCCAAGCTCTGCTCGCGTCGGGGCAAGACATTCACGCCATGAATGCGCTGCGCAAAGATCTGTCCGCAATAAAGGGCGGCAAACTTCTGGCACGGTTCAAAGGGCAACGCATCACGAGCCTTGCCATTTCCGACGTCGAGGGGGACGCTCTGGGCGTCATAGGGTCAGGCATTGGGGATGCGCCCGCTGACGCACCGTTTGACTTCGCCCCATACATCGTCGCCAGCAACGCCATCGCCCGTGCGGCGGCCGCAGACGCGGCGCAGGGCGTTATTTTGAGCAATACAGAAGACCTTTACGACGATGCCGTAGCGCTGGCACCGCGCATCGCGGCCCAAGTGCTTGCGGCAGGTCCGGGCCTGCACATCAAAGGGGGTGAGCCAACAGTGATATTGCCGCCCAACCCAGGAAAAGGCGGACGCAACATGGCATTGGCATTGCTGTTGGCCCGAGAGATTGCAGGCATCGAAGGCGTGCAAATTCTGGTCGCAGGCACCGATGGCACAGACGGGCCAACGGATGCGGCGGGCGCTTTGGTGGACGGGCACACGTGGGATGACAGCGGGTCAGACGCTTTGAACACTGCAAATGCTGCCCCGTGGCTGGACGCCCGTGGGGCGTTGTTTCGCAGCGGACCGACAGGCACAAACGTGATGGACATATTGATCGCCAAACGGACCTGACCCGATACGCACCGCGCCCGCTTGACAGCCGCACCGCCTTCGCCGCACCGTCGCGCCATGACACATCATAAACTCCGCGACATCGAAGAAAACGCCGACTATGGCATCACCCTGTCCGATGGCACCCGCCTGTCGGCCCGCGTCTGGATGCCAAAGGATGCCGGTGATGATCCGATGCCTGCCATCCTTGAATTCCTGCCATACCGCAAACGCGACGGCACAACCGCGCGGGACGCATTGACCCATCCGTATTTCGCGCAGCGCGGCTACGCGTGCGTGCGTGTCGATATGCGCGGGAATGGCGACAGCTATGGTGTGATGGAAGACGAATACACCCAACAGGAACTGGATGATGCCGTTGAAGTCATTCACCATCTTGCCACACAAGGTTGGTGCAACGGCCGCGTGGGTATGATGGGCATCAGCTGGGGCGGGTTTAACGGTTTGCAAGTTGCCGCTATGACGCCTGAGCCATTAAAAGCGGTGATAACTTTATGTTCGACCGTCGACCGCTTTGCCGACGATATCCACTATAAGGGCGGCTGCCTTTTGAACGAAAATCTCGGCTGGGGGGCGACCATGTGGTCCTATTCCAGCCGGGCACCAGACCCTGCCCTGCGCGAAGACTGGCGCGAAATGTGGTTGGAGCGTTTGGAAAACGAACCCTTTTTGCCGTCCACATGGCTGCGCCACCAAACACGAGACGACTATTGGAAACACGGCTCTGTTTGTGAAAGCTACGATACAATCAAGGCCAAGGTTCTTGCTGTTGGCGGTTGGGGGGATGCCTACAAAAATGCAGTCCCGCAGATTGTCGAAAACATTCCCGGTGCCAAGGGGATAATCGGACCATGGGTCCACAAATACCCACATTTTGCAGTGCCCGAACCGCGTATCGGCTTTCTGCAAGAGGCGTTGCGGTGGTGGGACACATGGCTGAAGGATGCAGACACCGGGGTGGATCAAGATCCACCTTACCGTGTCTATCAGATGGACGGTGTGCGTCCTGCCACTTGGCACGCAGAGCGCCCCGGTCATTGGCGCACTTTAGACCGATGGCCGGAAACAGGCATCCACGCCCCGGCGGCCCGCTATTCGTTTCAGCAGGACGGAACTCTGACTGATGGACATCCGCCCCAGCCGATCAACGTGCCCGTATCCTCGCCCCAAGACTGTGGAATGGACGCCGGTGAGTACTGCGCCATCTGGTTGGGCCCCGAACAGCCCGGCGACCAGCGCCGCGACGATGCGTTGTCGGCCACATGGGACAGCGATCCCTTAACCCTTGATCTGAACATCACAGGCGCGCCGAACATCTTTTTGCGTGTGGCATCTGACAAACCAGTGGCGCAGATTGCGGTCCGTTTGAACCACGTACATCCCGATGGGGCATCGACCCGCATTACCTATGGCGTCTTGAACCTGAACACCCCCATCGCCGGGCAAGAGCCGCATGAATTGGTAGACGGCGAATGGGGGTGGGGCACGTTGAATTTGGATAATGTGGCCTACACCGTACCTGAAGGTCACAGGCTACGCATTGCGGTGTCTGACACCTATTGGCCGCTGATCTGGCCATCCCCCGAAAAAACGACGCTGCGCATCGTGAAGGGGGCCGCGACCCTGCCGACGTCTTTGGGGCCAAGCAAACAGCGCCCCGCGCCGCAGTTCGCAGCCCCCGAAGCGGCACCGCCATGGGAGACTGAAACACTACGTCCCGAAAACCACATACGTCGCCAAGAAACCGACATGACCACAGGCATCGTATCTTTGGTCATCGAGGATGATTTTGGGAAAGTCCGCGATCTGGATCATGGCCTGATCAACGGGTCAATCGCGCGCGAACGCTGGGACATTCACCCGGACGACCCGCTGTCTGCCCGAGGCTCTTGCCACTGGAGCGACGAGATTGAGCGCGACCAGCTGCGTCTGCGCACAGAAGCAAGGTGCGACATGTGGTCGGACGCAACGCATTTCTACCTTGCCGCGAAAATGGAAGCCTTTGAAAATGACGTGCTGATCTATGAACGCGACATCACAGACAAAATAGAACGGAACGGCATCTGACACATCTGTGTCATGAAAGCGCTATTAACCCTTGCGAGCGCGGCATTAATGCGCAAACTTGATTCATCAATCAAGAAAAAGCCGCGCCACAGACGCGCGGATGTAGTCAACACGGGAGACGATTTGATGACGACGGAACTACAACACCTTACGGACAAGGTAAAAGCCGGCACCATGACACGCCGCGAATTCATGAGCAAAGCCGCGGCACTTGGTGTGTCCGCAGCTGTTGCCACATCTTTCCTTGCGGACGCGGCCTATGCGGCAACGCCCGTCAAAGGCGGCACGTTCAAAATGGGCGTGCAGGGTGGTGAATCCACAAACAGCCAAGACCCTGCGACATGGGCCTCTGATGTGCCAATCGCCGGGGGTTTCTGCTGGGGTGAAACCTTGGCCTATGCGGGCCCGAATGGTCTGGAACCGCGTGTTGCCGAAAGCTGGGAAGGCTCTTCAGATGCCAAAACATGGCGTTTCAAAGTCCGTCAGGGGATCACATTCTCTAACGGTGCTGCGGTAACAGCCGAAGACGTTCTGGCAACCATGCAGCGTCACTCGAACGAAGATTCCAAGTCCGGTGCTTTGGGCATCATGAAGGGCATCGAATCCATGCGCGCCGACGGTGACGTGTTTGAATTGACGCTGGCCATCGGCAACGCCGACTTGCCGTACCTGATGGCAGACTACCACCTGATCATTCAGCCCAACGGTGGCTTTGATGACGTGGCTGCCGCCATCGGCACCGGCCTTTACACGCTGGAAACGGATGAGCCGGGCGTGCGTATGACGTTCAAAAAGAACCCCAACCACTGGGCTGCAGACGAAATGGGCCACTATGACGCTGTTGAAGTGATCGTTTTGAACGATGCAACAGCGCGGACCGCTGCCCTGCAATCCGGTCAGGTCGACACAATCAACCGTGTTGAGCCAAAGATCGCAAAACTGTTGGGTCGTGCACCAAACATCGATGTGCGCACAACATCGGGCCGCGGCCACTATGTGTTTATCGCCCACGTCGACACAGCACCTTTCGACAACAACGATCTGCGCCTTGCGTTGAAGTATGCGTTGAACCGTCAGGAAATGGTCGACAAAATCCTGCAAGGCTTTGGATCGGTCGGCAACGACATGCCCATCAACGAAGCCTACCCGCTGTTTGACGAGACGATCCCGCAGCGCGCGTTCGATCTTGAAAAAGCGGCAGAGCACTACAAAAAGTCCGGCCATGACGGATCTCCCATCATCCTGCGCGTTGCAGATGGTGCTTTCCCGGGTGCGGTTGATGCGGCAGCCTTGTTCCAGCAGTCTTGCGAAGCCGCAGGCATTCCGTTGGAAATCAAGCGTGAGCCAAACGACGGTTACTGGTCCGAAGTCTGGAACGTGCAGCCATATTGCGCATCCTATTGGGGCGGTCGTCCGGTCCAGGACCAGATGTATTCCACGGCCTATCTGTCCACGGCAGACTGGAACGACACCCGCTGGAAGCGCGAAGATTTCGACGCGATGCTGTTGGAAGCCCGCGCAGAGCTGGACGAAGGCAAGCGCAAAGAGATCTATTCCAAAATGGGTCGTTTGTTGAACGAAGAAGGCGGCGTCATGGTGCCGATGTTCAACGACTTTGTGGATGCTGTGTCCTCAGACGTTCAGGGCTGGGAAACCAACCCGTCAGGTCCACAAATGTACTGGACTGCTTTCGCCAAGACATGGAAGGCGTAAGGACACCTTATGCACCCCATCCTTAAACTTGTTGCCCAGCGTTTAGCGCTGGGCATCATTCTGCTCTTCGCCGCCTCTGCACTCATCTTTGGCTTGACCGAAATCCTGCCCGGCGACGCAGCACAAGCCCAATTGGGCCAAGCCGCCACCCCCGAAAGCCTTGCCAACTTGCGCGAAGAAATGGGGCTGAACCGCCCTGCCCTGACGCGCTACACCGAATGGATCGGTGGCATGTTGACAGGCGATATGGGCAATGCCCTGTCCAACAAACTCTCCATCAGTGAACAAATCGGCAAACGCCTTGGGGCGACTATTTTCTTAGCCAGCTGGGCTGCCTTGATTTCTGTTCCTTTGGCTATTCTTTTGGGCCTGATTGCCGTGCGATACCAAAACCGCTGGCCTGACAAGGTGATTTCGGGCTCTACGCTCACTTTCATTTCTTTGCCAGAATTCATGCTCGCCTATATCCTAATTTTTGTGATTGGCGTTAAGTTGCAATGGGCCCCGTCATTCGCAAATGTTTCCCCTGACATGCCCCTGCTGGACAAGCTGCATGCTATCTCCTTGCCCGTCACTGTTCTGACGCTGGTGGTTCTTGCGCATATGATGCGTATGACCCGGGCGGCCATT containing:
- a CDS encoding ABC transporter substrate-binding protein; the encoded protein is MTTELQHLTDKVKAGTMTRREFMSKAAALGVSAAVATSFLADAAYAATPVKGGTFKMGVQGGESTNSQDPATWASDVPIAGGFCWGETLAYAGPNGLEPRVAESWEGSSDAKTWRFKVRQGITFSNGAAVTAEDVLATMQRHSNEDSKSGALGIMKGIESMRADGDVFELTLAIGNADLPYLMADYHLIIQPNGGFDDVAAAIGTGLYTLETDEPGVRMTFKKNPNHWAADEMGHYDAVEVIVLNDATARTAALQSGQVDTINRVEPKIAKLLGRAPNIDVRTTSGRGHYVFIAHVDTAPFDNNDLRLALKYALNRQEMVDKILQGFGSVGNDMPINEAYPLFDETIPQRAFDLEKAAEHYKKSGHDGSPIILRVADGAFPGAVDAAALFQQSCEAAGIPLEIKREPNDGYWSEVWNVQPYCASYWGGRPVQDQMYSTAYLSTADWNDTRWKREDFDAMLLEARAELDEGKRKEIYSKMGRLLNEEGGVMVPMFNDFVDAVSSDVQGWETNPSGPQMYWTAFAKTWKA
- a CDS encoding ABC transporter permease — protein: MHPILKLVAQRLALGIILLFAASALIFGLTEILPGDAAQAQLGQAATPESLANLREEMGLNRPALTRYTEWIGGMLTGDMGNALSNKLSISEQIGKRLGATIFLASWAALISVPLAILLGLIAVRYQNRWPDKVISGSTLTFISLPEFMLAYILIFVIGVKLQWAPSFANVSPDMPLLDKLHAISLPVTVLTLVVLAHMMRMTRAAILNVMQSAYIETAELKGLTTFEVIRKHAFPNAIAPIVNVVMLNLAYLVVGVVVVEAVFAYPGMGQYLVDAVVKRDVPVVLTSGVIFAAVYIVLNMIADVVSILSNPRLRHPK